A portion of the Natrinema salaciae genome contains these proteins:
- a CDS encoding ribosome biogenesis/translation initiation ATPase RLI, protein MADDSIAVVDLDRCQPDRCGYECKNYCPPNRTGKECITLRGEEADEGQPEQIHISEEICLGETCGICVEKCPFDAIEIINLPQELQDEPAHRYGENAFSLYGLPAPQDGQVTGILGPNGIGKTTAIRILAGELEPNLGRHQEEPGWDEVLEAYRGTELQDYIADVRDGDVTIARKPQYVDQIPNSFDGNTRELLERTDERGALGELVERLSIGPVMEQSIDDLSGGELQRVAIAATLARDTDFYFLDEITPYLDIGQRVTAARLIRELAEDEDKSMLVIEHDLAILDLLADTLHVAYGEPGAYGVVTSPKSVRNGINEYLSGYLDNENMRIRPNPIEFEEHAPRTATTADALVEYPDLTKQYGDGEFSLEVEGGTIRENEVLGIVGPNGIGKSTFAKLLTGNLTPDAGDADLDLDISYKPQYVTIDQHMRVDAFLSSITDQFGSSYWNTEIAQPLQLERIMEQNLSDLSGGERQRVAIAACLSESADLYLLDEPSAHLDVEQRVQATKAIRRYAEQQDATVMVIDHDIYMIDLLADRLMVFDGEPAVHGRAGQPQSMRDGMNEFLANLEVTFRRDERTSRPRINKPDSQLDRQQKSDGEYYYAP, encoded by the coding sequence ATGGCCGACGACAGCATCGCCGTCGTAGATCTGGACCGATGTCAGCCGGACCGGTGTGGCTACGAGTGCAAGAACTACTGCCCGCCGAATCGAACGGGCAAGGAGTGTATCACCCTTCGCGGCGAGGAGGCCGACGAAGGCCAGCCCGAACAGATCCACATCTCCGAGGAGATCTGTCTGGGCGAAACCTGCGGGATCTGCGTCGAGAAGTGTCCCTTCGACGCCATCGAGATCATCAACCTCCCGCAGGAGCTCCAGGACGAGCCGGCCCACCGCTACGGGGAGAACGCCTTCTCGCTGTACGGGCTCCCCGCACCACAGGACGGGCAGGTCACCGGCATCCTGGGACCCAACGGGATCGGGAAGACGACGGCCATCCGCATCCTCGCCGGCGAACTCGAGCCCAACCTCGGGCGTCACCAGGAGGAGCCGGGGTGGGACGAGGTGCTCGAAGCCTACCGCGGCACCGAACTGCAGGACTACATCGCGGACGTGCGAGACGGCGACGTCACGATCGCGCGAAAGCCCCAGTACGTCGACCAGATCCCGAATAGCTTCGACGGGAACACCCGCGAGCTGCTCGAGCGGACCGACGAGCGCGGTGCCCTGGGGGAGCTGGTCGAGCGGCTCTCGATCGGTCCCGTCATGGAGCAGTCGATCGACGACCTCTCGGGCGGCGAGCTCCAGCGGGTCGCCATCGCGGCCACGCTGGCACGGGACACGGACTTCTACTTCCTCGACGAGATCACGCCGTACCTCGACATCGGCCAGCGCGTGACGGCGGCGCGGCTGATCCGCGAGCTCGCCGAGGACGAGGACAAGTCGATGCTCGTCATCGAACACGACCTCGCCATCCTCGACCTGCTCGCGGACACGCTCCACGTCGCGTACGGTGAGCCGGGCGCGTACGGCGTCGTCACCTCGCCCAAGTCCGTCCGCAACGGCATCAACGAGTACCTCTCGGGCTACCTCGACAACGAGAACATGCGGATCCGGCCGAACCCCATCGAGTTCGAGGAACACGCGCCCCGAACCGCGACCACCGCCGACGCGCTCGTCGAGTACCCCGACCTCACCAAACAGTACGGCGACGGCGAGTTCTCCCTCGAGGTCGAGGGCGGAACGATCCGCGAGAACGAGGTACTCGGCATCGTCGGTCCCAACGGGATCGGGAAGTCGACCTTCGCGAAGCTGCTCACTGGAAATCTCACGCCCGACGCGGGCGACGCCGATCTCGATCTGGACATCTCGTACAAGCCCCAGTACGTCACCATCGACCAGCACATGCGGGTCGACGCCTTCCTCTCGTCGATCACCGACCAGTTCGGCTCCTCGTACTGGAACACCGAGATCGCCCAGCCGCTCCAGTTAGAGCGGATCATGGAGCAGAACCTTTCGGATCTCTCCGGCGGTGAGCGCCAGCGGGTCGCCATCGCGGCCTGTCTCTCCGAGTCGGCCGACCTCTACCTGCTCGACGAACCCTCGGCCCACCTCGACGTCGAACAGCGCGTCCAGGCCACCAAAGCGATCCGACGCTACGCGGAACAGCAGGACGCTACCGTGATGGTCATCGATCACGACATCTACATGATCGATCTGCTCGCGGACCGCCTGATGGTCTTCGACGGCGAGCCCGCGGTTCACGGTCGCGCCGGCCAACCGCAGTCGATGCGCGACGGGATGAACGAGTTCCTCGCGAACCTCGAGGTCACGTTCCGCCGGGACGAGCGCACCTCGCGCCCGCGGATCAACAAGCCCGACTCGCAGTTAGATCGACAGCAAAAGAGCGACGGCGAGTACTACTACGCGCCGTAA
- a CDS encoding archaemetzincin family Zn-dependent metalloprotease — MLVDIVPVGDVPAEVKRAASTALRSVYDCDVSINDSQSVPNGAYDSDRNQYSAETFIQLAERVGSGQKNIAITPHDLFYRRRNYVFGLAYLDGSGSVVSTYRLQTSSDGGFSNQSAADIFEDRVRKEIVHEIGHTYGLEHCDNNRCVMNFSPTVREVDIKEENLCGTCQRLIS; from the coding sequence ATGCTCGTCGATATCGTGCCGGTCGGGGACGTCCCCGCCGAGGTCAAGCGGGCGGCCTCCACGGCGCTTCGATCGGTCTACGACTGCGACGTGTCGATCAACGACTCGCAGTCGGTCCCCAACGGCGCCTACGACTCCGACCGGAACCAGTACTCCGCCGAGACGTTCATCCAACTGGCCGAACGGGTCGGCAGCGGCCAGAAGAACATCGCGATAACCCCCCACGACCTCTTTTACCGGCGACGCAACTACGTCTTCGGGCTGGCCTACCTCGACGGGAGCGGCAGCGTCGTCTCCACCTACCGCCTCCAGACCTCGAGCGACGGCGGCTTCTCGAACCAGAGCGCCGCCGACATCTTCGAGGACCGCGTCCGCAAGGAAATCGTCCACGAGATCGGCCACACCTACGGGCTCGAGCACTGCGACAACAACCGCTGCGTGATGAACTTCTCGCCGACGGTCCGCGAGGTCGACATCAAAGAGGAGAACCTCTGTGGGACCTGTCAGCGGCTGATAAGCTGA
- a CDS encoding EMC6-like membrane protein, with product MSTESISDRREHIRSVSVTALSALLGVGAALASATWVGVSDAAAQSTQALAFVFGAIFVQYVLINAAGIYGEDEFGTKHYLFVAFMTFALWFVTWGILLTAEAS from the coding sequence ATGTCGACCGAATCGATCAGCGACCGGCGCGAGCACATCCGCTCGGTCAGCGTGACGGCGTTGTCCGCGCTGCTGGGCGTCGGTGCGGCGCTGGCCTCCGCGACCTGGGTCGGGGTGTCCGACGCGGCGGCCCAGAGCACGCAGGCGCTCGCCTTCGTCTTCGGCGCGATCTTCGTCCAGTACGTCCTCATCAACGCCGCGGGGATCTACGGCGAGGACGAGTTCGGGACGAAACATTACCTGTTCGTCGCGTTCATGACCTTCGCACTGTGGTTCGTGACGTGGGGAATTCTCCTCACCGCGGAGGCCTCCTGA
- a CDS encoding TIGR01548 family HAD-type hydrolase: MNADAVILDIDGVLVDVADSYRRAIVESVEAVYDRTIRKDDIQEFKDAGGFNNDWELTYAAALYVLATEEGYGESLEAFTDAIAAAGGGLEAAETVVREATGARATQRVTERWDRERLRDVFQQLYLGDELYRGLEGGEPDLDRETPGFIHDEPVVLDAEARDRLLERYDVGVLTGRPEAEAEIALERVGLDDAIPVDHRFTMDDWEEGKPHPRALTTLAERFGANSVVFVGDTLDDVRTAVNAAEADPGREYRGIGVLTGGLTGEEGRRKYERNGAAAVVESINALPDWLES; this comes from the coding sequence ATGAACGCAGATGCCGTCATTCTGGACATCGACGGCGTGCTCGTCGACGTCGCCGACTCCTACCGGCGGGCGATCGTCGAGTCCGTCGAAGCAGTCTACGACCGGACGATCCGCAAAGACGACATTCAGGAATTCAAAGACGCGGGCGGGTTCAACAACGACTGGGAGCTGACGTACGCAGCCGCGCTCTACGTTCTCGCGACCGAGGAGGGCTACGGCGAGTCGCTCGAGGCGTTCACCGACGCGATCGCCGCCGCGGGCGGCGGTCTCGAGGCGGCCGAAACCGTCGTCCGCGAGGCGACCGGCGCGCGGGCGACCCAGCGCGTGACCGAGCGCTGGGACCGCGAGCGGCTCCGCGACGTCTTCCAGCAACTGTACCTCGGCGACGAACTCTATCGGGGGCTCGAGGGCGGCGAGCCGGACCTCGACCGCGAGACGCCGGGATTCATCCACGACGAGCCGGTGGTGCTCGACGCCGAGGCTCGAGACCGATTACTCGAGCGGTACGACGTCGGCGTCCTCACTGGCCGTCCGGAAGCGGAAGCCGAAATCGCTCTCGAACGGGTCGGACTCGACGACGCGATTCCGGTCGATCACCGGTTTACGATGGACGACTGGGAGGAGGGAAAGCCACATCCGCGAGCGCTGACGACGCTCGCGGAACGGTTCGGCGCGAACAGCGTCGTCTTCGTCGGCGACACGCTGGACGACGTCCGGACGGCGGTCAACGCCGCCGAGGCAGATCCCGGCCGCGAGTACCGCGGAATCGGCGTCCTGACCGGCGGGCTGACCGGCGAGGAGGGCCGGCGGAAGTACGAGCGAAACG
- a CDS encoding metalloprotease family protein gives MAIGIDHVFVVAFVVVVLAWLAGVGHLLSIPFRLAAAPGTVVHEFAHKQACDLVGVPVVEVKYFGLGNPPGYVRHGHPERYRETFVISVAPFLVNTVISFVTFLGLAVVVTTAVDGRSPPLGLPELLEVLRSVSITTLALAIGLGWVGLAVGVKAFPSFGDANTLWTRSRAEWRRSPIVLVGIPVVVAIYVVNILSWLWADLLYAVGIGIVAFAVVGTVGI, from the coding sequence ATGGCTATCGGAATCGACCACGTCTTCGTGGTTGCATTCGTGGTCGTCGTACTCGCGTGGCTCGCCGGCGTCGGCCACCTGCTGTCGATCCCGTTTCGACTTGCCGCCGCGCCCGGGACCGTCGTTCACGAATTCGCTCACAAGCAGGCCTGCGATCTGGTCGGCGTGCCCGTTGTCGAGGTCAAATACTTCGGGCTCGGAAATCCGCCGGGGTACGTCCGCCACGGCCACCCCGAACGGTATCGGGAGACGTTCGTGATCAGCGTCGCTCCGTTTCTCGTCAACACTGTCATTTCGTTCGTCACCTTTCTCGGTCTCGCCGTGGTCGTGACGACGGCCGTCGACGGTCGATCGCCGCCGCTCGGGCTTCCAGAGCTGCTCGAGGTCCTCCGGAGTGTCTCAATCACGACGCTCGCGCTGGCGATCGGGCTCGGCTGGGTCGGCCTTGCCGTTGGCGTGAAAGCCTTCCCGAGTTTCGGCGACGCGAACACGCTGTGGACTCGGTCGCGGGCGGAGTGGCGGCGGTCCCCGATCGTCCTGGTCGGAATCCCCGTCGTCGTCGCCATTTACGTCGTCAATATTCTCTCGTGGCTGTGGGCCGACCTGCTCTATGCCGTGGGAATCGGGATCGTCGCGTTCGCCGTCGTCGGCACAGTGGGTATCTGA
- a CDS encoding UPF0146 family protein produces MAHSRRNLDVILDYLTEYEQVVEIGIGRRTELARALADRGVSVTATDVYDRDVPDGVGFVRDDVVDPDPSVYAGADAVYARNLPPELHRPALAVARDAEADFLFTTLGGDQPAVPVERKTVEEGTLYVARAVESP; encoded by the coding sequence GTGGCCCACTCTCGCCGGAATCTCGATGTCATACTCGATTACCTAACGGAGTACGAACAGGTCGTCGAGATCGGAATCGGCCGCCGGACCGAGCTGGCTCGAGCGCTCGCGGACCGAGGCGTGTCGGTCACCGCGACGGACGTCTACGACCGCGACGTTCCGGACGGCGTCGGATTCGTCCGCGACGACGTCGTCGACCCCGATCCGTCGGTCTACGCCGGTGCGGACGCGGTGTACGCGCGGAACCTGCCGCCGGAACTCCACCGGCCGGCGCTGGCAGTCGCCCGCGACGCCGAGGCCGACTTCCTGTTCACGACGCTCGGCGGCGATCAGCCGGCGGTGCCGGTCGAACGGAAGACGGTCGAGGAGGGGACGCTGTACGTCGCTCGAGCGGTCGAGTCGCCGTAA